The sequence below is a genomic window from Rickettsiales bacterium.
ATTAGTTTATAAAACTGCTTCATAGTTTTTTATAACAATAGTAATTCTTTCAGCGTAAAAATTTTTATAATTAATTGCAGAAAAAATTTTTCTTATAGTATTTTTATAACCAACATCTTTTATTTTATCATCAAAAAAATTTAATATTTTCATATTATAAAATTTATTATTGCTACGGTAAACAAGATTGATTTGATTATTAAGGCTTCCAAGCACAGGAGAAAGTTGATATAAGGCTTTCTTACCAGCTTCTGTAAGTTCTAAATTTTTTTTACCTTTTATAAAACTATCTTTTTTTATTATAATAAAGATATTTTCGTTACTATTCTCAATGATAACATCACCAGAAACAAAAAAATCTTGATCAAGAGATTTTACTAATAATTTCTTTATATAACTAATATCGTAATTAGGGTTTATAATTTTCTTAATATTAACACTAGCATCCTCACTTTCCTTTGAGATATAACTTAACAAACCAATATGAGATGACTTACCCAATATTATAAACTCATTCTTATATCTATCCCAACTTTTTTTAGGGATAGAGGAGGTTGCAAAAAGTAAAACAAAGAAAGTTAATATTAAAGATAAAAGATCAGCAAAACTAAGCATCCAATTATTATTAATTTTTGATGATGTTTTATTTATTTTGAACTTACTATTCATAACCTAAAACTACTGAAATTTTTATTGCATTATCTAAATCTTTCTCCGTCTTAAAGTGGCTAACAGTTAGTCTGTATTTTGAAGGATAATAATAAGACGAAATATTATTTATTATTGTTGCTTTTTTTATATCTATTTTATTATTACCAGTGTTTGGAATGCTTATATCTGCATTAATGTTTTCCGTTTCAGAATATTCTTGAATTAGAGAAAAGATTTGCCTTAATATTTTTTCACCTGAATATTTTATATTGCCACTTTCATCATTAAAAAAAACATTGTTTCTAAGATGTATTTTTAGAAGTTTCCCTGATTGAATAATATAAACACCACTTGAGAGTTTTTTTCTTAGAATATCTTCCATTCTCTCTTTTAGGCCAAAAATTTTTGAGCCAGCAGCAATATCATCTTTATTATTTATACTTAATTTTGTTTTTAGATCTTTGCCAACAAATTCATATCTTACATTAGTAAGAACTTCTTCGCTTTTCTTTTTATTTTTTAGTGAAATTGAATTGAGTAATATAAAAAAAGATAATAGAATGAGAAATAAAGAAACCATTAGATACTTAAACCCATCTGAAGGCTCTTTTATTAATAATGTATGTTTGAAACTTGAAGCCATGCTTAATAAAATAATATTACTTATTATTACTTTTTTTACTTTTGCCAATGAAGCATACTCTAAGACTGAAGAAATTCCTAATTGTAGTGAGCTTCATATATATCTTTCAGAATGCAAAAAATTCAAATGTGTTACTAAAACATCTAAAAATATTAATATTGTTAATGAAATAGAAGGTTTGAATTCTAAAAGGAAATGTATTCACAGCCAACTTATTGATAATAAAGACAAAATAGTTTGTAATTATTCAAAATATTCAAGGAAGTTTATTGCGATGAATATTATTGAAAATAAAAACAGCCCTGAAAAATTATTAGATATCAAATCGCAAGATGAAGAGATGAAAACAAAATTATCATCAGAAATTTTTAGTAATGAATGTAAATTTATTCCATATGAAAAAAAATAAATCAGGTTTTACAATAATTGAACTTTCAATAGTTCTTGTAATTATTGGTTTGCTGGTTGGTGCGGTGCTTGGTGGGCAGGAAATTATTGAAAGCTCAAAAAGGCTTTCAGTAATATCAAATTTTGCTGATTATAAATCAGCCTATGACCAATTCAAAGACAAATATTATGGAATGCCGGGTGATTTAGTTGATGCCGCAAGTTATTGGCCCAGTAAAGCTGTTGGCGGTGATGGTAATTCCTCAATAAGTCAAGCTGAGGGCTTAGATGCATGGCAACATCTTTCTCTTGCTGGTTATGTTGATGGCACATTTTCTGGAATGGCATCTGGCACTTCTTCTAAAGTTCTTCTAGACACTGATATTCCCGCAGCACCTTTTAATAACTCTGGTTACACGATTCAAACTAGGAATACGAAAATCACTAACAATGTTGCTTCTGTAATGTTTGGCAGATATAATTCGGGTTCGGATTATAATAGTGCCGTTATATCTCCTCAAGGTGCTACTAATATTGATCAAAAAATTGATAATAATAATCCATCACAAGGGCAAATAATTACTACATCTGGAAATGGAGTTTCTGTAGCAAATTGTGTTACCGCAGGTGCATCTGACCCACTAGATTCTTACAATTTAAGTAATAAAAACCAAGATTGCATTCTTATTTATTACTTGGAACAAGTTGTAGATTAATTGTCTGTTACAAAATAAGTTATTGGTGCAATATTTATTTTTCCTGAGTTAGCCTCAAGCCATTTACTTAATATGTCTATTGAGATTTTATAAGGCTTTAGAGAAATTACAATTTTTCTTTTCTTAACTAAAATTTCATCTTCAACTATTTTTAACTTTGTAAGTATTTCCTTTTCATCAAGTTTTTCGTCTATAATAAAATCTATGGCAAAAATATCAACTGCAAGAGGTTTTGCTTCATTTTCTAAGAAGGTATTTACTGATATTTTGTGATAACCAAAAAACTTCCCTAAATCCCTAATTTGTTTTAAGATAGGTGAAATAACATCAAGATTCTGAGAAATTATCTCACCTTCATTAGTTATAAAACCAGAATAATTTTTAATTTCTCCGATAGTCTTTGTAATCTTTTCAAGATTTTTATTTGGGTCAGCAACAGAAATTATTGTTAGTGGGCCTGTATCTTTAATTGGAAAGCCCGAAGGCTCAAACATTAAAGTTAGAAGGGCTTGCCTGCCTGATTTTATAGTCGCCTCAATTTTTTTAGGTAAATCATCAGAGTAGGGCGAAAATGCAAAATTAACCTCTTTAGGTAATTTTTCAGCATTTTTAAGGAGCTTTTTATTTTGACCTAAATCAGTAACAATAATAGAAAGCGGTGCATTTTTATAATCAAGTTTTGCTTCAAGTTTTGCTTTTTCTTCAGCCTCTAGCTTTTCTTTTTCAAGCTTTGCTTTTGCTTTATCTTCTTTTTCTTGCTCAATTTTTTTTAGAAATTCCGGATTAAAGGATTTAATCTCCTCATAAGATAATTTAAGCCCAGCAACTTCATTGGATTTTGGTTTAATAATAAGAATTCTGCCAAGCTCTAAAGATTTTTTTGGCAACTGCGAATAATTCTGATATAATGTAACGCATTGATATATAATAATTAATAATAATAACCCCAAAATATAGATAGCAAAATTTTTGTTGGGTTTAATTTTTTTATCCGAGTTATTTTTATTAAATATTTTAAGCATATTTTTTCAAAATTATTTTAATATAATTAATTATTAAAAAGCTTAAAACAATAGTTAAATAATATTTTATGATTGAAACTAGAATTTCTGAAAAATCTCAAAAAGCAAGTATTATTGAGCAAATGCTATCTGAAGTTGGTATGACCAAGCAAGAGCTTATTGATATGTTTGTTTCAGTTGCTGAAGAAGTTGAGTTTGAAAAACAAATTATGCAAACAGATGTTGAGAATTCTTCAATCTTAAATCTCACTCACGCTGAATTATCTCAAATTCTGGAAGGAAATTTAACAGAAAATTTTGAAAAATATCTCAGCCTAAATGATCTAAAAAAACTTGAAGGAAAGATAAGTTTTTCGCTTTATCTTAAGAAATCTGAACAACTTGGAATTAAGCTGGATACTGCAAAAATAGCAAACATCCTTGGTATTCAAAGCCAAAATATTCAACTTAAACATAATGCAAAAATTGAAGTTGATGGAAAAATTCAAAATATCAATTCTCAAAAAGCCTCTAATATTGCAGCTTATTTGCAATCTCAAATTTCGCAGTCACAGAATATTCAAAATCAAAGAGATAACCCAAGCTCACAATCTCAATCTAATAATCAGCAAAGCCCTAGCTTTTTAAGCAGGGTAACTTCTGCTATAAGATCTCAAGTGCAGGCAAGCGTTTCATCGGTAATGGGTGTTGCTAATAGAGTTGATGCTGGCGCCAACTTGGTTAGAATTCAAGCTCAAGTTAGGCTAGTAGAATCATCAAGTCGGCAGTTAAAAAGAGCTCAACAAAAAGCTCAAGGCCTTGGGGAAATTGTTAGAACCTCTGGTAGAAGAGCAGGGCGTGATGACCAAGATAAAATGGTTACCATTAAAATAAAAGATAAAAATGGTTTTGCACAAGAAAAAAACATCAGCCTTAAAGAGCTTGCTAAAGAAAAAAAAATCTCAATGCCTGAAGCCGAAGCAATGGTTAAAGATATTGAAAAGGCCACAAATGATTTAGAAAAATCTATTAAAAGCCTTAAAGAAAAATCCTCAAATGAAGTAAAAATAATTTCTGTAACGCCAGATGAAAAGGGTAGGGTGATTATTGAGGCTGAAATTAAAGGGCAAAGATATAAAATTCCCGCCGAAGAATTTTCAAATCAAGTTAAAAACCCTTCTCAAGCTGGAAATTCTGAAATAAATATCAAAAAAGAAGGCTATGAAGCTGATGACAGCCTTAAAATTTATGAGCAAGTTGGCTCATCTAAAAAGAATTCTTTTAATAAAGATAAGCTAGATAAATTCTCAAAATCTGAAAATCTAAAATTTGAACTTTCTAAACTTGATGCAATTTCTGATATGGAAAAACTCAGAAAATCTCAAGAAAAAGAAGAAGTTAAAACTGGCACTAAAAATGAAATTGGCCCTGAGAGATTAGAAGCCACCAAAAAAGCCTCTGACATTGTTGATGAACAGAAAGATCCTAGCTTAAAATATGCAATAAATTCTCAAAATAACAAGCCAGAATTAGAAAACCCAAAAGAAAAAGTTGAAGTAAAAGAATCAAAAAAAACTGATGATACCCTTAAAAAGCTTGATGCAATTCACGATAAACAAAAATTGATGGAAGGATTAAAAGAAATAAAAGATTCAATAAAATCCTCTGTTCACGATAAAATGGGCGAAGCCCTTGAAAATAAGGATTTACTGAAAGATATGCAGAAAGATAAAATGCTAAACCCTGAGAGTTTTTTGAAGAGGTGATAAAATTTTTTCATCTTGACTATTGTTGCATTTATGTTACATTTTGACAAAACTAAAGTTTTAGCTTTATGGAAGAGACTTCTCATAATGTTTGGAGAGATGAAAAGCTTCACCAATTCACCTTAACTTACAATAAGAAAGCCGGTTTTATTAGCTTAATCCATACATGTGATAATACAACTTGGAAATATACAAATCTTAATAAAAATGGAGTTCATAAATATTCTTATACAACTTCTAAAGATGGAAAAAAATCTGTAATATATAATGATAATATTTCTACGGAAAAATTTTTATCTGAATTATTTGCAATAAGAGAGTCAAATAGTGCTGAGGATATAAATTTTTTGAATAAAATTAATAAAAGTTTAGGATTAAAACCTTTAGAAAAATCTAAAAATACTAGTAAAGAGGAAGATAAAACCCCCAATATAAACTCAATAGACAAAAAAGGTAATCTTCACGAATTTAATAAAGTATATGACAAGCAGGGAAAATTTTTATACTTAGAAGATAAAACTGAAAATAAAATTTTTAGATACTCTTACAACAAAAATTCTGATAGATTTGAGAGAGTAGAAATAATTAATGGTAAGCCAAATAAAAATAAAATTGATACATTTACCCTTGATGGATTAAAAACAGAATTATCTTTTATAAAATTCGTAGATGGCAAAACAAATGTGCTTGCAGAAAAATTTTTCAATGACGTTATTAATGAATTTAAGAAACAATATGATTTGGATAATCCTAAACCTGCTAAACCCAAGCAGAGAGATTATAAAAGCGGGGCTGATATTATAGAAATTAATGACGAAACATCTCAGCTTGCTTTCAATGAAGCTGTAATTGGTTTTATAAATGCAGAGCAAATGCTTAATAACTCTTTAGATTCTGAAGATTTATCTCAAAACCTATTCAACAGAAATTGCTCAAGAACAAGATTAAGCTAAGATAATTATTGCTAAAAAAGATGGTGCCGTCTGAGGGATTCGAACCCCCGACCCGCTGATTACAAATCAGCCGCTCTGGCCAGCTGAGCTAAGACGGCATTTAGAAAAGATTGCCCTTGTTAAGTTTTTTTTCTCTGAATGTCAAAATATTTTTTTAGCATTTCAAGGGCGGGGGAGATTAACCATTAAATCTATCCAAATAATATTTTCTTACAAAATAGATTGTCCAAAGGGTTATTATTGCACTAAAAACCACATCACTTAAAAAATGTCCGCCTTGCCAAATTCGACAAAATGAAGCTAAAAAGCCATAGAGGAATGTTATCGCAAAAACTAATTTGCGTTTTTCCTCTTTAACAATGTATGCAAATGCAACCATCGCAAATGACATTGATGCGTGTCCTGAAGGGAAGGAATTTCCATCTTGTCCAGCAAAAAGCTCATAGAAATAAGAAAATTTATAGTTTCCGCCAAATATTTCAGTATTTACGGGTCTTGCTCTATCCCAAATTGGCTTCATAATCCAGTGAACTAATATTCCGGGGGTGATTATAATTACCAAAAAAAGAAACCAAGCTTTTTCTTTACTCAAAGCAATTAAGCCCCTGGTTTTATTGCATAATTTTGGTAAAATATGTTTGTAAAGCCTTGATGTGAATTTACTTTCATAAGTTATAACAAAAATGCAAATCGCAAGCGTTATAAAAGTAAAAATCCTTACAGAGTAATATATGATAAGAGATAAAATATTTTCTCTTAATGGAAAGTTTTTAACTTCCGCATCGTAAAAAAATGAACTAAAATATATATCTACAGATGGATATAATCCAAAAAATATCAAAGCCAGTAAGCTTGAGACAATTAAAGAGTTTTTCATTGGTAAAATGATTTATTAACTTGAAAATTATTATTATGAATTTTGATATAGTAAATTTTATTTTTATTTATTTTATAACTTGGTGGATATTAATTTTTTGCGTATTGCCATTTGGTTTAGAAAAAGAAAGCCAGAGAGATAAAAATTACCTTGCAAATTCCAGTGCCGCTCCAAAAAACCCAAATATAAAAAAGAAATTTCTTATAAACTCAATTTTGAGCTTTTTTGTAGCGATTTTGATTTACTATTTTTGGCAAGATATCTTCCCTTATTATAGATAATTATTTTCCATAATATATATTATGCGGTTAATTGGTTAATTAAAATAATGCTTCTCTATGATTTGCATCTATCGCAAAATTTGTCAAATAGCCCTACTTCATCAATGATTTTATCTGATTCTTCTATAAGAACTTCCATAGAAGCCCCTTTACTTTTTAGTGTTAAACGATGATTAGAAACCTTAGACATCTTTTCGGCAAATTCATTATCAAATTGTTTTTCAAGGATTTTTTTAGCTCTACGAGCTATTCTTGGGGCAGTTCCAGCGGTTGAGGCTGTAATTAACATATCCCCTGCCCTAATTATAGCTGGA
It includes:
- a CDS encoding prepilin-type N-terminal cleavage/methylation domain-containing protein, yielding MKKNKSGFTIIELSIVLVIIGLLVGAVLGGQEIIESSKRLSVISNFADYKSAYDQFKDKYYGMPGDLVDAASYWPSKAVGGDGNSSISQAEGLDAWQHLSLAGYVDGTFSGMASGTSSKVLLDTDIPAAPFNNSGYTIQTRNTKITNNVASVMFGRYNSGSDYNSAVISPQGATNIDQKIDNNNPSQGQIITTSGNGVSVANCVTAGASDPLDSYNLSNKNQDCILIYYLEQVVD
- a CDS encoding phosphatase PAP2 family protein; this encodes MKNSLIVSSLLALIFFGLYPSVDIYFSSFFYDAEVKNFPLRENILSLIIYYSVRIFTFITLAICIFVITYESKFTSRLYKHILPKLCNKTRGLIALSKEKAWFLFLVIIITPGILVHWIMKPIWDRARPVNTEIFGGNYKFSYFYELFAGQDGNSFPSGHASMSFAMVAFAYIVKEEKRKLVFAITFLYGFLASFCRIWQGGHFLSDVVFSAIITLWTIYFVRKYYLDRFNG
- a CDS encoding DUF1467 family protein, translated to MNFDIVNFIFIYFITWWILIFCVLPFGLEKESQRDKNYLANSSAAPKNPNIKKKFLINSILSFFVAILIYYFWQDIFPYYR
- a CDS encoding divergent polysaccharide deacetylase family protein produces the protein MPKKSLELGRILIIKPKSNEVAGLKLSYEEIKSFNPEFLKKIEQEKEDKAKAKLEKEKLEAEEKAKLEAKLDYKNAPLSIIVTDLGQNKKLLKNAEKLPKEVNFAFSPYSDDLPKKIEATIKSGRQALLTLMFEPSGFPIKDTGPLTIISVADPNKNLEKITKTIGEIKNYSGFITNEGEIISQNLDVISPILKQIRDLGKFFGYHKISVNTFLENEAKPLAVDIFAIDFIIDEKLDEKEILTKLKIVEDEILVKKRKIVISLKPYKISIDILSKWLEANSGKINIAPITYFVTDN
- a CDS encoding flagellar motor protein MotB produces the protein MNSKFKINKTSSKINNNWMLSFADLLSLILTFFVLLFATSSIPKKSWDRYKNEFIILGKSSHIGLLSYISKESEDASVNIKKIINPNYDISYIKKLLVKSLDQDFFVSGDVIIENSNENIFIIIKKDSFIKGKKNLELTEAGKKALYQLSPVLGSLNNQINLVYRSNNKFYNMKILNFFDDKIKDVGYKNTIRKIFSAINYKNFYAERITIVIKNYEAVL